The Entelurus aequoreus isolate RoL-2023_Sb linkage group LG23, RoL_Eaeq_v1.1, whole genome shotgun sequence genome has a window encoding:
- the LOC133641202 gene encoding serine/threonine-protein kinase pim-2-like: MSYSKIEANDGEAVNRYWLGIDKHSASIISSKSTEDDVSSWKAGASEEMSTGSQNTELLQRSSSPEEGNTSILPEENISQEEFDAKYQQLEELGKGGFGFVFAGHRKSDSLPVAIKHIPNISVEDELQKYETPLEVALMQKAAGGPEAIGKSAAVSLLDWYYLDKELILVMERPVPSMELSDYLISRGGSMDETEAKILQKQLVDAAIDLHTKGVFHQDIKCTNVLVEYGSGDPHIRIIDFGCGSFLQRKPFWKFRGTLELAPPEWHIRKKFKAGPTTVWQLGALLYRLLHGNMFHTMAFVSSRIGLSTELSQECLDFLQLCLAVRPKQRATLQQMKHHPWLNT, encoded by the exons ATGAGTTACTCAAAGATAGAGGCCAACGATGGAGAGGCAGTGAACAGGTACTGGCTGGGCATTGACAAACATTCTGCAAGCATCATCTCCTCCAAATCCACCGAAGACGATGTCTCAAGTTGGAAGGCTGGCGCTAGTGAGGAAATGTCCACAGGCAGTCAGAACACTGAGCTCTTGCAGCGCTCTTCCTCACCAGAAGAGGGCAACACAAGCATATTACCTGAAGAAAACATCAGCCAAG AGGAGTTTGATGCAAAATACCAACAGTTGGAAGAGCTTGGAAAAGGTGGCTTTGGATTTGTGTTCGCAGGCCACAGAAAGTCTGACTCTTTACCG GTGGCAATCAAACATATTCCTAATATCAGTGTGGAGGATGAATTACAG AAATATGAAACCCCTTTAGAAGTTGCTCTTATGCAGAAAGCAGCAGGCGGGCCTGAAGCAATCGGAAAATCAGCCGCTGTCTCGCTTCTGGACTGGTATTATCTGGACAAAGAGCTAATCCTCGTCATGGAAAGACCAGTCCCATCTATGGAGCTTTCAGATTACCTCATATCCCGCGGAGGCTCTATGGATGAAACCGAGGCTAAG ATCCTTCAAAAGCAGTTGGTTGATGCAGCCATTGACCTGCACACCAAAGGTGTGTTTCACCAGGACATCAAATGTACAAATGTCCTGGTGGAGTATGGTTCTGGTGACCCGCATATAAGAATCATTGACTTTGGCTGTGGGAGTTTTTTACAAAGAAAACCCTTCTGGAAATTTCGAG GTACCCTCGAACTAGCACCCCCAGAGTGGCACATACGCAAAAAATTCAAAGCTGGTCCCACAACAGTATGGCAACTGGGAGCCCTACTGTATCGCCTACTACATGGCAACATGTTCCATACCATGGCCTTCGTTAGCAGCAGAATAGGCCTCAGCACCGAACTTTCACAAG AATGTCTTGACTTCTTGCAGCTTTGTCTCGCTGTACGGCCCAAACAGCGTGCCACCCTCCAGCAGATGAAACACCACCCCTGGCTCAACACATAA